From Spirosoma aerolatum, one genomic window encodes:
- a CDS encoding CheR family methyltransferase, with amino-acid sequence MIEDEQMDLLLTDLFERYGYDFTHYARASLKRRINRVWSLDKFPSFAELRYRIRTDTEYIKRFVEELTVNVTEMFRDPFFYKALRTDVLPTLAAKPFIRIWHAGCSTGEEVFSMAILLKEAGLLHKSLLYATDLNPDVLASARKGIVALSQMKQYSENYVLSGGVADFSMYYTAQYGYAKFLDELAERMVFSTHNLVSDRSFNEFDLILCRNVLIYFDKALQQRVLSLFDESLGLLSYLALGAKETLRFSTLEAKYRPLNGEKIWRKIA; translated from the coding sequence ATGATTGAGGATGAGCAAATGGACCTGCTGCTGACGGATCTGTTCGAACGCTACGGGTATGATTTTACCCATTACGCCAGAGCTTCGCTGAAACGACGGATCAATCGGGTTTGGTCGCTTGATAAGTTTCCCAGTTTTGCTGAACTGCGGTATCGCATACGGACTGATACCGAGTATATAAAACGGTTTGTGGAAGAACTGACCGTAAACGTGACCGAAATGTTTCGGGACCCGTTTTTCTATAAAGCACTCCGAACCGACGTACTACCGACGCTGGCTGCAAAACCGTTTATTCGTATCTGGCATGCAGGCTGTTCAACGGGCGAAGAGGTTTTTTCGATGGCCATTCTGCTCAAAGAGGCCGGACTGCTGCATAAATCCCTACTATACGCTACAGACCTTAATCCAGATGTACTGGCGTCGGCGCGGAAGGGAATTGTTGCTTTATCGCAGATGAAGCAGTATTCCGAAAATTATGTGTTATCGGGTGGAGTCGCTGATTTTTCGATGTATTATACCGCACAGTATGGCTACGCTAAGTTTCTGGATGAACTGGCCGAGCGTATGGTTTTTTCGACGCATAATCTGGTTTCGGATCGGTCGTTCAATGAATTCGATCTGATTCTTTGCCGAAATGTGTTGATCTACTTCGACAAGGCCCTCCAGCAGCGTGTGCTTTCCTTGTTCGATGAAAGTTTGGGGCTGCTCAGTTACTTGGCACTAGGCGCAAAGGAAACGCTCCGTTTCTCCACGCTGGAGGCTAAATACAGACCGTTGAATGGGGAAAAAATATGGCGGAAAATAGCATAA